The proteins below are encoded in one region of Limnochordia bacterium:
- a CDS encoding sulfide/dihydroorotate dehydrogenase-like FAD/NAD-binding protein, giving the protein MYLVRKSEEIGPQIQRIEVEAPLIAKKVKPGQFVVIRTDEAGERIPLTVASADQQEGTITLVVQRVGKTTKKLASLKVGEQIKDVAGPSGMPADIRYFGTVVCVSGGVGNAIIYPEAKAFKEAGNRVLTLIGARSQAHYFFTDELEKVSDEVFYATDDGSFGHQGFVTDLLSELIAQGETIDLVVAIGPIMMMRAVAKVTEAKRIKTIVSLNPLMVDGTGMCGCCRVTVDGQVKFACVDGPEFDAHKVDFDELLARNLQYAEEEKRALEHSHKGRCACHG; this is encoded by the coding sequence GTGTATTTGGTTAGGAAAAGCGAGGAAATTGGGCCGCAGATTCAGCGGATTGAAGTTGAGGCACCTCTAATCGCAAAGAAGGTGAAACCCGGACAATTCGTGGTGATTAGGACTGATGAAGCGGGTGAACGCATTCCCCTTACCGTGGCTTCTGCCGATCAGCAAGAGGGGACGATTACGTTGGTGGTTCAGCGGGTGGGCAAGACCACCAAGAAACTGGCCAGTCTAAAAGTCGGTGAGCAGATCAAGGATGTGGCAGGTCCCTCAGGTATGCCTGCGGATATCCGCTATTTTGGCACTGTTGTCTGTGTTTCCGGGGGTGTGGGGAATGCGATCATTTACCCTGAGGCGAAGGCCTTTAAGGAGGCAGGTAACCGAGTACTTACCCTCATCGGGGCTCGCAGCCAAGCCCACTATTTTTTCACCGATGAACTGGAGAAGGTTAGTGATGAGGTCTTTTATGCCACCGATGATGGTAGCTTTGGGCATCAGGGTTTTGTTACTGATTTACTCTCGGAACTTATTGCGCAGGGTGAGACTATCGATCTGGTGGTGGCAATTGGGCCGATCATGATGATGCGGGCGGTGGCTAAGGTAACCGAGGCGAAAAGGATTAAGACAATTGTAAGTCTGAACCCCTTGATGGTGGATGGCACCGGTATGTGTGGTTGTTGTCGGGTTACTGTGGATGGACAGGTCAAATTTGCCTGTGTTGATGGGCCTGAATTTGATGCCCATAAAGTAGACTTCGATGAGTTGCTGGCTCGGAACTTGCAGTACGCCGAGGAGGAGAAAAGGGCCTTAGAGCATTCCCATAAGGGCAGGTGTGCATGCCATGGGTAA
- a CDS encoding glycerate kinase, giving the protein MRIVIATDSFKGSISAKGACARIKQGMEEVLSAQYFTVPMADGGEGTVEALVAALNGRIVSTEVTGPLGEKVQAHFGVLKDRKTAVIEMAAASGLPLVPDGLRNPELTTSYGTGELIRAALDEGCQELIIGIGGSATNDGGAGMIQALGGHLLRKDGTSIGFGGRSLLELDRIDLRDLDPRLGQVKIQVACDVDNPLYGPKGAAFVYGPQKGANPQQVELLDGALRHWADMINKGLGIDVGDVPGAGAAGGLGAGFLAFTDANLRPGIEIVMETVGLEELIKDADLVITGEGSIDGQSVRGKTPVGIAKVASKYNCPVIAIVGSVGPGSEQVHDCGITAYFSIINRPMSLASAMDKTGELLEGLAGQIGRLIKAWV; this is encoded by the coding sequence GTGAGAATTGTGATCGCAACCGATTCTTTTAAGGGTAGTATATCTGCCAAGGGAGCCTGCGCTCGGATCAAACAGGGGATGGAAGAGGTCCTAAGTGCCCAGTATTTTACCGTACCCATGGCCGATGGAGGCGAGGGTACAGTGGAGGCCCTTGTTGCTGCACTAAATGGCCGGATTGTCTCAACGGAAGTGACTGGTCCCTTAGGAGAGAAGGTCCAGGCACATTTCGGTGTTCTCAAAGACAGAAAAACTGCCGTGATTGAAATGGCCGCAGCTTCGGGTTTGCCCCTTGTCCCCGACGGCTTAAGAAATCCTGAACTAACAACAAGTTATGGTACAGGGGAACTGATTCGAGCCGCACTGGATGAAGGGTGTCAGGAGCTAATTATTGGTATTGGGGGCAGCGCCACAAATGATGGAGGCGCCGGGATGATACAGGCCTTAGGAGGACACTTGCTTCGTAAAGATGGTACTTCCATTGGCTTTGGGGGACGTAGCCTACTGGAGTTGGACCGGATCGATCTGCGGGATTTAGACCCGCGGCTGGGTCAGGTGAAGATTCAGGTTGCCTGTGATGTGGACAATCCTCTCTACGGTCCAAAGGGGGCAGCCTTCGTCTATGGGCCCCAGAAAGGGGCGAATCCACAGCAGGTGGAACTTTTGGATGGGGCTTTGCGTCATTGGGCGGATATGATCAATAAGGGACTTGGTATAGACGTAGGCGATGTTCCTGGAGCCGGGGCTGCTGGTGGACTCGGTGCAGGATTCTTGGCCTTTACCGATGCCAATTTGCGACCAGGTATTGAAATTGTCATGGAAACAGTGGGCCTAGAAGAGCTAATCAAGGATGCCGATCTAGTGATCACTGGAGAGGGAAGCATTGATGGTCAAAGTGTACGGGGGAAGACACCTGTAGGGATAGCAAAGGTGGCTTCTAAGTATAACTGCCCTGTCATTGCTATTGTGGGTTCGGTGGGACCGGGCAGTGAACAAGTCCATGACTGTGGTATTACTGCATACTTCTCCATTATTAATCGCCCCATGTCATTGGCTTCGGCTATGGATAAAACCGGTGAGTTACTGGAAGGGTTGGCCGGACAGATTGGGCGTTTGATTAAAGCGTGGGTCTAG